The sequence CGCCGGAGCCGAGAGCGGTGTAGAAGGTGAACTGCGGCAGGGGCATCCTCGCGAGTCCCGCCGGCAGAGATATGTACTGGCGTATCACTGGCAGCAGACGTCCCGTGAAGGTGCTGATGTGCCCGTGGCGCGCGAAAAATTTTTCGGCTTTTTTCAGCGATTCTTCTGTGACGAAGAAGTATTTTCCGTATTTCTCAAACAGCGGACGCCCCCAGCGGACGGCTACCCAATAGTTGAATAGCCCCCCCAAGACGCTTCCGGCGATGCCGCTCGCTATTACGAGGAAGAGATTCATTTCGCCCTTCCACGCGAGATAGCCGGCCGGAGGCACGACGACCTCGCTCGGGAAAGGGAAGAAAGAGGATTCAAGGAACATGAGCCCCGCGATTCCCGCGTAGCCCATACGGCCTATGACGCCGACGAGCCACTGTACGAGCGTCGAGAATATTTCCGCCGCGTGAGCGATGATGTATGCTGCCGAGTCCAAAAGCGAAACTCCTCCCACGAGAATTTAACATTAAGAAGATATACTCAACGGCCGTAAAAGTCCATAGGGTCTTATTCAAATTGCGGCATCTGCGGCATTTGAGAGCGGTAATTTGAAACATATGCGGCTTTGCGCTAAAATGCAACATGGAAGATAAGCGTTTGCATGATGGGTAACGGATGGAGGAATGGATTTGCTTCCGCAGACAAAATTAGCGCTTGTTATTGCAGGCAACTTTTTTTCCGACGAGGACAACGCGGACCCGGGGCTTCTGCTCGGCTATCTGCCCGAAGAGCTCGCGGCCCGCTGCGAAATCAAAGAATGGAGCACTCAGCCAAGCTCTCACTATTCGATGTCGATGACGCTCGCGATGGAGGGGATGTTCGAATCCCTCGCCGACGAAGGATACGCGGGGATAATCGTCGTGTCGGGAAGCGGGGTCATGGAGGAGATGGCTTATCTCGTAAATCTTCTGTGGCAGCATGAAGCGCCGGTGATATTCGCAAATCTCATGGTGCAGGGACGCGCGGGCGTGAAGGAGGGGCTGATGAACCTTCACTGCTCGGTGCTAGCCGCGCTCTCAGACGACGCGAGGGGCAGGGGCGTCCTTCTCTGTTCGAGCGGGGAACTCTTCGCGGCGGACGACGTGACGCTCGCCGACCCGGGCTCCCCCGACAACGCCTTCCAGTCGCCTGACAGAGGCTCCGTCGGCAAGATGTTGAACGGCGAAATAAAATTTTTCTGCGAAGCGAAGCGCCCCTCTTTTCTCGCGCGCCGGCCGGAGGAACTGCCGAACGTCGAAATAATGCTTGCGTGCCTCGGCGGCGGCGACATACTCATTTCTTCGCTTGCCTCGAGCAGGGATCTCGGCGGGCTCGTCTTGGCCGGCTTCGGCGCGGGAAACGTCCCGCCGTCGTGGGTGCCGACCGTGCGCAACATCCTGCGCCGCCGCATCCCCGTCGTCATCACCTCTCGCTGTCTTCTCTCGCACGTCCATAAGACGAACGATTTCGAGGGCTCCTTCGACAAGCTGACGGAAATGGGCGTCATGTCGGGAGGCAGGCTGAACCCCTACAAAGCCCGCATACGCCTTGCGCTCGGCATCTCGGCCGGGCTCACGGACGACGGGCTCTCGCTCTATCTGCTCAACAGACCCGTCTGCGATGATGTGAAGACCCTTTATAAATGAAAATATTCTGTTTGACGCTCGGCTGCGCGAAGAACAGAGTCGACAGCGAATGCCTCGCCGGCGCGCTCGACGCGGCTGGGCATACCGTCGTGCCGTTGGTCGAAGAGGCTGACTGCGCGCTCGTCAACACCTGCGGCTTCATACGCCCCGCGGTCGAGGAGAGCGTCTCCGTGATTCTCGACCTCGAGGAGCTGAAAAAAAATAAAAAGTTAAAGATGATAGGCGTCGTCGGCTGCCTGGTGAACAGATACGGAGACGACCTGCGAAAAGAGGTGCCCTCCGTCGATTTCTGGGCGCGCTGCGAAGAGTGGGGCAAGGTGCTCGAAGCGCTGAAAACGCCGCTCCCCGACCTTCGCAGGCGAGGTTTCCTGCCGTCCTCTTCCCGCTTCTCGCGCTATCTGAAGATAAGCGAAGGCTGCGACAACAGATGCTCCTACTGCGCGATTCCTTTTATACGCGGACCGCTGCGCTCCCTGCCTATAGACGTCGTCGTCCGCGAAGCCTGCCAGCTTGTCGGGGAGGGCGCGCGCGAGCTCTGCGTCGTCGGGCAGGACCTGACCGTCTACGGAACGGATTTTGACGGCAGGCCTCGTCTTATAGAGCTGCTCGACGCTCTGGAAAGCTCCCTGCCGCGGGATCTGTGGATAAGGCTGCTCTACCTGCACCCGTCGCGCGTGAACGAAAAGCTGATAGAGCGCGTCGCGGGCGGCACGCAGATACTGCCCTACCTCGACATACCGGTGCAGCACGGCGACCCTGAGATGCTCGCGACGATGAACCGCGGCATAGAGCCGGACGCGTTGCGCTCCATCTTCGCCGCGGCGCGCACAATAAATCCCGACTTCGCGCTGAGGACGACCTGCATGGTAGGCTTTCCCGGGGAAAAGAAAAAGCACTTTGATAATTTAATGAATTTTATAAGAGAAGTGCAGTTCGACAGGATGGGAGCCTTCTCCTTCTTCGCCGAAGAGGGCACGCCCGCCGCCGAGCTGCCGGCGCAGCTGTCGGAGCGCACGAAGAAAAAACGCCTCGGCGAGCTTATGGGCCTGCAGGAGGAGATATCGCTCGGCCGCCAGAATCGCTTTGAAGGGCGCGAATTGAAGGTGCTCGTCGAAAAAATAGACAAAGAAGAAAATTACGCCGAGGGGCGTTCGTACCGCGAAGCGCCGGAGGTGGACGGAACGATAGAAATACGCGACATAAGGGACGGCCTGAAGGAGGGCGACGTAATCGCGGTGCGCGTGACCGGCGTTATGCCGCACGATATGATGGGAGAAGAAATAATATGATACTCACCGATGAAATGAAAACATGGTACGGAATGGTCGCGACGCTCGGGACGCTAGGGCGCTTTTCAAAGATGCCGGGCACGCTCGGCTCGATCGCCGGCACGGCCATATGGCTCGCGGCCGGCGGGCTGCCCGTATGGGCGATAGCGGCCGCCGCCGTCGTCGGCTGCGCCGCGGCAGACAGGTACGAAAAGGCCGCGGAGCGTGCGGATCCGGGGGAAGTAGTAATCGACGAAGTCGTCGGCGTCTGGATATCGTCGTGGGGGTTCGACCTCTCCTACGCGGTAGTGGCGCTCTTCCTTTTCCGTCTAATCGACATCACCAAGCCCTTCCCGATCAAATTGTTCGAAAAGCTGCCAGGCGGCGTCGGGATCGTGGCCGACGACTGCGTCGGCGGCGTGATAGTCAACCTGCTTATCCGCGCGCTGCACTGGCTCTTCTTCGCCGGTGGCCTGACCGTGATACTGGGGATGGTCGGAAGATGACGGATAGAATCAAAGCTCTCGCCGTGGAAGTCATAGAGGCCTTCCGTTCGCGCGTCATCTCCCTTTCGCTCGCCGAGTCGTGCACGGGCGGCATGATCGCCGCCGCCGTCACGGAGATAGCCGGCGCGTCGGACATATTCAGCGGCTCGGCCGTGACATACGTCAACGAAGCGAAAGAAAACATCCTCGGCGTATGTCCTGAGACGCTTGCGGAGCACGGCGCGGTCAGCGAAAAGTGCGCGCGCGAAATGGCCGAGGGTTCGCGCAGGATATTCGGCTCGGACATCGCCCTTTCCGTGACCGGTATAGCGGGCCCCGGCGGCGGCTCGACCGCGAAGCCCGTCGGAACGGTGTGGTTCGGTTGCGCTTCCGCGGCGGGGACGGAGGCCTTCGTCTGCCATTTCGGCGGCGGACGCCGCGACGTGCGCCGCCAGAGCGTGGAGCGCGCGCTTTCGCATCTGCTGAAGGCGTGCGGCGAAAGCGGAGTAAAATGACCTCCGGCCGCCCCGTGGAGCTCACGCGCGCCTTCATCTGCGTGAAGCTGCCGCAGACGCACACAGAGGCGCTCGGTGCGTGGCTTGACGCGCGCCGAGCGGACTGCCGCAGCATAAGGTGGGTATCGGCAAAAACCCTCCACATAACGCTGAAATTCTGCGGCGAGATAGAGCCGGAAACACTCTCGGCGATATGCGGGCTGCTGAGAAAAGAAAAACTCGGCGGGAAATTCTCCCTCTCCCTATCCGGCGTCGGCGGCTTCCCGAAACTTTCGTCGCCACGCGTGATATGGAGCGGGATAAACGGAGACATCGAGAAACTGGGAAAACTGCACCGTGCCGTGGAAGAGTACGCGCACCGCTGCGGCGTCGCGAAAGAAAAAAAATTCTCGCCTCATATAACGCTTGGGCGTAGAAAAGAGACGGGCGCGCTTGCGGAAAATATCGTCGCGTCGCTTCAAAAAGATAAGATCGAGCTTCCGGAGTGGAGCGTTGAAGAAATAATAATGATGAAGAGCGAACTGACGCGGGACGGCCCTGTCTATACGCCGCTTGAGCTCTTTTCACTGCAAAAATAACTGATATAATACTGTATGTAAACATAAAATAAAAAATGCAGAGGACGGAGGCAGAAACATGGCAAAGAAAAGTTCAGGTTCCGCGGCTGTGACGAAAGAAGACGTGCTGACCCAGGCCATCAACGAGATAAAAGGAAAATTCGGCGACGGCTCCATAATGCGCCTCGGCGACGAGGTGCAGAAGGCCGTCGAATTCATACCGACCGGGATACTGCCGCTCGACGTGGCCCTCGGCATCGGTGGAGTCCCGCGCGGGCGGGTCGTCGAGATATTCGGCCCGGAGGGCGGCGGCAAAACCACTATAGCGCTGCACATACTCGCCGAAGCGCAGAAAGCCGGCGGCATAGCGGCCTTCATAGACGCGGAGCACGCGCTCGACCCGCGCCTCGCCGCGACGCTCGGA is a genomic window of Synergistes jonesii containing:
- the rimO gene encoding 30S ribosomal protein S12 methylthiotransferase RimO; the encoded protein is MKIFCLTLGCAKNRVDSECLAGALDAAGHTVVPLVEEADCALVNTCGFIRPAVEESVSVILDLEELKKNKKLKMIGVVGCLVNRYGDDLRKEVPSVDFWARCEEWGKVLEALKTPLPDLRRRGFLPSSSRFSRYLKISEGCDNRCSYCAIPFIRGPLRSLPIDVVVREACQLVGEGARELCVVGQDLTVYGTDFDGRPRLIELLDALESSLPRDLWIRLLYLHPSRVNEKLIERVAGGTQILPYLDIPVQHGDPEMLATMNRGIEPDALRSIFAAARTINPDFALRTTCMVGFPGEKKKHFDNLMNFIREVQFDRMGAFSFFAEEGTPAAELPAQLSERTKKKRLGELMGLQEEISLGRQNRFEGRELKVLVEKIDKEENYAEGRSYREAPEVDGTIEIRDIRDGLKEGDVIAVRVTGVMPHDMMGEEII
- a CDS encoding asparaginase domain-containing protein: MLPQTKLALVIAGNFFSDEDNADPGLLLGYLPEELAARCEIKEWSTQPSSHYSMSMTLAMEGMFESLADEGYAGIIVVSGSGVMEEMAYLVNLLWQHEAPVIFANLMVQGRAGVKEGLMNLHCSVLAALSDDARGRGVLLCSSGELFAADDVTLADPGSPDNAFQSPDRGSVGKMLNGEIKFFCEAKRPSFLARRPEELPNVEIMLACLGGGDILISSLASSRDLGGLVLAGFGAGNVPPSWVPTVRNILRRRIPVVITSRCLLSHVHKTNDFEGSFDKLTEMGVMSGGRLNPYKARIRLALGISAGLTDDGLSLYLLNRPVCDDVKTLYK
- the thpR gene encoding RNA 2',3'-cyclic phosphodiesterase, with the protein product MTSGRPVELTRAFICVKLPQTHTEALGAWLDARRADCRSIRWVSAKTLHITLKFCGEIEPETLSAICGLLRKEKLGGKFSLSLSGVGGFPKLSSPRVIWSGINGDIEKLGKLHRAVEEYAHRCGVAKEKKFSPHITLGRRKETGALAENIVASLQKDKIELPEWSVEEIIMMKSELTRDGPVYTPLELFSLQK
- a CDS encoding DedA family protein, with the translated sequence MGYAGIAGLMFLESSFFPFPSEVVVPPAGYLAWKGEMNLFLVIASGIAGSVLGGLFNYWVAVRWGRPLFEKYGKYFFVTEESLKKAEKFFARHGHISTFTGRLLPVIRQYISLPAGLARMPLPQFTFYTALGSGVWVVILALVGYFFGSSGELIHSEMKKASMSLIVGCTALIAVYVVIYKRRQRKK
- a CDS encoding phosphatidylglycerophosphatase A family protein, with the protein product MILTDEMKTWYGMVATLGTLGRFSKMPGTLGSIAGTAIWLAAGGLPVWAIAAAAVVGCAAADRYEKAAERADPGEVVIDEVVGVWISSWGFDLSYAVVALFLFRLIDITKPFPIKLFEKLPGGVGIVADDCVGGVIVNLLIRALHWLFFAGGLTVILGMVGR
- a CDS encoding CinA family protein; amino-acid sequence: MTDRIKALAVEVIEAFRSRVISLSLAESCTGGMIAAAVTEIAGASDIFSGSAVTYVNEAKENILGVCPETLAEHGAVSEKCAREMAEGSRRIFGSDIALSVTGIAGPGGGSTAKPVGTVWFGCASAAGTEAFVCHFGGGRRDVRRQSVERALSHLLKACGESGVK